Genomic segment of Salvia hispanica cultivar TCC Black 2014 chromosome 2, UniMelb_Shisp_WGS_1.0, whole genome shotgun sequence:
catcaagaaaataataattagatGGATTCTCTCATCTTGCTTCAAGCCCAAAATCACCCACAAAATGGATTCaagaatcattttattttgcttcaagaatcattttattagtttattttaattccaaTACCCTAAATATTATTCTTGACATCATTTTTTTAGAAGTTAATAACAtctaaaaattagatttttttttttaattttctttatataataaatcaagatttgattCGTATgtctttataaaattaataatttcaatgaCTTCTTCACATGACTTGACAATACAGGTAAATAAATTTACTTATAACTCTTggatttaaatgatatataagtTGCCTTCGTATAATCGTACTCCATACACTTGTAAAATCAGTTTCTTGTTTTGTACCTTAGGGGAAAGAGTTGGCAATTTCCCTCACTATTACACAAATTGATTACGTTATTATATAATGACATTTGATTAAAATCACGCCACCGACCACTTGCAGTAGAATTTTGGCAACGGAGAAATTTCTAGGTTATCAAGAGTGGGTCACCTTAAAGTTGCCTAATActaatgattatttattttatgttaattgTCATGTAGGTAAAACTTTGACAATGGCTATGCAAAAAATCTAGAAATATGTGACTCTggtttatttatatcttataGCACAAAAGACTTATGGGTTAAAGAATTCTAATCAGTACTAATAGTAAATCAATTTTGGGTGTCACATGatctattcttttttttggatagTTAAAATTTGGATATGGACTCGTATTTAGTAAtatgtttataaatatttatgatgTCTGATCAAGTTTGTATCCAATCAGTCACACCTGCATATTAGAGagtaaaatgtactccctccgtcccgcttaagatgacacgtttttcttttcagtttgtcccaactaagatgatacatttctCCTTTTAGTGAccctctctctccaattaataaactcaaccattttttctcactcctattaaaatattcatctttctttatctctctactataatacttacacccaccttctctttctccaattaaacactttaaccaataattcctaaaaccccgtgccagctaagcaatgtgtcatcttagctgggactgagggagtaatacATATCTTATGTACACCATTCACGAGCAACACTTTCATTTAGTGTGTTTTGATCCTCTCTGTGttgttttattagtttatctTGATTCCAATAccctaaatatttttattgacatcattatattagaaattaattaatattttaagatttttttttactattatctATATAGCTGaagtaaatgaataaaataaaaaattgagattttgatttgtatgtctttataaaattaatagcatcaataaaattttttgagatattattaatcaaattaaatgaacaaaataaaaataaaaatagtgcTCACACTCGATACTTACATATGAATTTGGGATTTAATTTCTTCTTACCAGCCCAGtccttttatttcaataaagcTTGCCCACTCAATTAAATCCTTCCACTACATTTCATCAGAAAGATTTTCCCTGGAAAAGCCCAATGCTTCGAATCTATAATATAAAGCAGAGTAAATGCTAAAATTGGTCATAAACATATGTATtatgttttatgattttggtcctatattttatattttgaatttttatatcattaacATTTCAActtatatcataattaatcCTGCACGAACTGttccgttagtttttaacaggatttaatcccgattttgaccaaattaaactgttaattataattatttacttcCTAATTATATCCTTaactctctttattttaaacataaatcAATCCGTACGTAACAAATAAACTAGAAACTTAGTAACGAACCTTAATACCAGctattttgacaaaaataacataCTACTAGTGGTTCTATAAGTTCTAACacctaattcatttcattttcatttttcatttttatgttcaCCAACTTTCATTCAGTGATAAATTTGcatagtttttttatttatttattcgtaatatatattactactatatagaGTAGTAGGTAATTAAATGGCACTTGAATTATTACttacaatttcaaataattccatatatagatagaaaaaatgtCACATATTATGTATAGGTCATTTGATTCGATTTTCCTATTAAATCTCTACTATGACAAGTTATATGGATGAGGCATACCTCTtcacttatttatattttaattataatgctttaaattttaattcgaaaaattaatttttagaataCACCTACTCTACTGACCACTAATGTCACATCGAATCTCGCATTAAATTTGAGATTAATCAAATGTGTAGTTtttaggagtattttattCAGTAACCAATCCGTACAATAATTAATACCAGCCTTGTTTTGGTGcttcatatattaaattttagaatagTTGTTATATCTAATCACATAATctcaataagaaaaaagaatgtaAAACAATCACCCctaaattcaattaaagaAGCTGCTTCATTTCTCACTCTGTCTCTCTCTATTGCTTTATTAACAGttactactaatttttctctttatctttgttgatgtctttttctttcccaacaatttgttttgtcttttgcttTTCTTACTTGCTATGGTTAAGCCATCATGCCGGCTCGTGCTTCATCTCTTGTGGTTAGTTCTTAATCATTTGAAATGAGTAGTGTGTTaagttagtagtagtatttttcacAGAGATTACATTCAGCCATttcaaacaaatgaaataattacaCATAGAAATAGAATACATATAAGAATACAAGAGGAAAGAGGTACTAAGCGAATAATCTGAAACATATGATTTTCTGTCAATCAATCAATAGCCTTCATGTCCCCATTTTGGATCATGTTATACCCGCAGTTGTAGAGACAAATAAAGAAGTTGCAAAATGCACAGTAAAATCCAATCCATTCATGCCTATTGAAATGACAAATGTCGCAGCGGCGTTTTGTGGTAAGAAGTTGAAAGGTGAGAGGGTGTGGATGAATTGCGTCATTGTTCACATATTCCTTCCCCAACTTGATGTTTCTATACTTTCTGGATGTAGTTGGAAAGCATTGTGGATGGAAGGATATATCGCAGGGGTGGCAGTGATACATCCAAGTCCTgggattcatttttgtttcGCATTGATCGCAATAGAAATCTCCAGGACGGTTGAGAGTGGCGTTGTACGTCAACAGCAGCGGGTGGTGCTCGTCCCATCTACGGCTGCTGACTGATGCCGGCAGAACATCGCATTTAACGTGCACGATGAAATCACATGAGCTGTTGCTGCACCTGTAACAATCATAATAGATTATGTTCGTCGTCACAACCAGCAGCACACGTCAAGCGCCGTGACTTGGCGTCTGTATATAGATCCGACTTGGTCACATGCTTGAGGAGATGTTGCGGGTGAGCTGCGTGGTGTATGGTATCCGGCATACAAGCACACTTGATATCTACTTTGAAGTTGCACTTTGTACAACTATAAAACAGCCCATTAGTATCATACCTCACACACACTGCAATATTGGTACTCTCCCAAGGTCGAAGTTTGTCGCAAGATCGGAGGTCCAGCGAGTGATGATCATCATGTTGGTGGTGGGGTGAAAGAGAAGAGAGCAGTGGTGGCAAGTGAAAGCAGGCAATGTGAAGATTGTATTTGCATTCACTGCAACtcatatagtagtatgatgatgatgaagatataGGAGTGATGCACCCATCACATATCAATTCCGATCTCACTCCATAATTctcctcgtcttcttcttctccaaggATTTGAGGGTGTTGAGATGTGGATGAGACTAAAGTGAGCTGATGTTGGTGATGAATGAACTCATATTTTACATTCACCAACTCATCATGCAGCAGCATTAGGTATGATGATGGGTGGTATCAATGTTCCTCCTCCTTCTTTCTCTCATCACAAAAGGTGTAATGAGTTCTTCAACCACCTCATCTGTTGGAAAATGGATCATGTCCTTCCCAATATCTCTGTtgcacataaaaaaaacacatgtCAATAATCAAGGACAATCTAACAAGTAATGACATGAtgtagaaataaattatactcagTGATGCAGTGATGCGAGGCGACTTGTTGAAGGCACACTTGACATGGACGATATATCTGCAGAGTGGACAATGATATATCCAATAGTTGGGTAGAAAAGATATGCTGCATACATCACATTTGTAGttaaatatgatatattcTGGTGGGACatgaaaagagagagaaagagagtgatGATGGTCTTCCCTTTTCAAGTCTTGAGGCAATGAAGCACATCTCTCATGGATCCAATACTGGCAAGCATCTGCAGTGCATGTATAGGAACTCCCTTTGTAAGTGGTGCCACAAGCATCGCACTTGAACGAACATATTCTCGTCCAGAACTTCAAGTCATGTTTGGGATGACTTGGATGGAGTATGATGGCACGCCTTTGCTCATCAACGTCAGGGGTTGATGCATTGATCAGGTCACTGTCATGCGCGCATCTCAGGTGCATCCGGAACCAGCATCCTGAGCTTGTACATTTGTAACCAATCCTCCAAATAGTCCATCCACAGATATCACACCACCCTAAATCAGAATCATCAGGTTCATGGCATTGGATGAGGATGTGTTGAGGGTGGTGCAATGGACGCCGTATCTCTCTCGCCATCGCTGCGCATTCTTGGTGCAATAGTTTTGAATACTCACACCCGTCGATGCTGCATCCATAAGCTTGCTCTCCGCTACCAAACCGCACTTCACAACCGCAACAGAATTCTAATTCACGAGTATCCACCAAAGTAAGTGGATGGTCGTGGCTCCAATGATCAATCATCTCCTTCTCATCCTCCatctctatctttttttctttctcactCATTATGTATTGTTATGACAATTTATCCCATCTTTCAAACATTTTATAGCACACACATCTATAAAATCACACTACAAAATTTCCAACCTCAGCAAAGAATAATGTATCACATCTTCAAAAGCATTTTACTCAAAgaatcttctttttctttggtactgtctttctctttttcatgCAATTATCTTTCTGTGATGAGTCTAATTATATTCTCAATTAACAGATTGATTTTTGAGTGTATAGCTGTTATATGTAATACAATATGGAAAAAGAATGTAAAACAATCACAACGTAATCAAATAATCACTTTGCTTTTCTACATCtttgtcttttgtttttcactttaactttgtttgtcttttgtttttctaacATCTTtgtctttttgttttttctctttatctttgtAT
This window contains:
- the LOC125207443 gene encoding uncharacterized protein LOC125207443 translates to MEDEKEMIDHWSHDHPLTLVDTRELEFCCGCEVRFGSGEQAYGCSIDGCEYSKLLHQECAAMAREIRRPLHHPQHILIQCHEPDDSDLGWCDICGWTIWRIGYKCTSSGCWFRMHLRCAHDSDLINASTPDVDEQRRAIILHPSHPKHDLKFWTRICSFKCDACGTTYKGSSYTCTADACQYWIHERCASLPQDLKREDHHHSLSLSFHVPPEYIIFNYKCDVCSISFLPNYWIYHCPLCRYIVHVKCAFNKSPRITASLKILGRT